Within the Dechloromonas denitrificans genome, the region CCCCGCTTCTTTGACGTAGTAGTACATCGTTCGACCCCCACCACCGGTACGCGTCAAGGCATGAATACCCTGCTCACCAACTAGAGAATCTAGAGCTGCGTACAGCTTTCTCGCCAGTATCAAATCCCGTTCCGTTGGCAACCCATTTGGCAAGGCCTCATAACCCCACATGATTTCCAGCAATACTGGGAATCGTTGCTGTATGTCCTTACTCGGCAAATCTCGAATTACGGACACGATCTCGGGCTGCTCGTTTGAATTGCGCTCCAAGATCAACCAAGGCCCAAGTGCTGACTGCGTTTGTGCTTGGCAGACCGGAACCCAAGCGAAAAACAGCAACGCACCGAACCAGTGGATTAGGCAACGTGGGATTGGTAATTTCATGATGCCCAACGTTTTAGGTAAAGGGCGGCCCGCTTGCGGGACGTCCAGCGACCGGAGGGAGCGACTTTCACCGTAATGTTAGGTGCCATGGTTAGTGGGGATGCCTTTAAATGGACCGTCGCTGCCAAGCTGAATCTCTATGCGATGGCGAATGTACTCGTCGCTGTGTGTGCGAGCAATTGAAATGGCCTTGGTGATTAAAGGCTGAATTTCTTCGTTGTAGAGCGCAGGATTGAGCTGCAACGCTGGAACAATGCGGCGCCGAACCTCAATGTCTTTATTGGCGACAAACTCTTGAAGAAATACCTCTCGAATTTGAGCGCGGACTTCGTCGCTTTGCTCCCCGCGCACCCAATACATGGCGCTAGCAGCCCCTGCTTTTTCTTCGTTTGTACCTTCTTTCAAATATTGCAGCAGCACTTCGTTAACTGCTTGGGTTCCGAAAGAGCGAACGCAAGGCTCAATAAAATAGCGATTTGCGCTTGGGTTTTTTTCGAGAACTCCAGCCAAGAGAAAGGGTTTGAACAATCTCTTTGGAAGTGGCTGGCGTTGAAAGACTTGGGCTACAAAT harbors:
- a CDS encoding DUF695 domain-containing protein, whose amino-acid sequence is MKLPIPRCLIHWFGALLFFAWVPVCQAQTQSALGPWLILERNSNEQPEIVSVIRDLPSKDIQQRFPVLLEIMWGYEALPNGLPTERDLILARKLYAALDSLVGEQGIHALTRTGGGGRTMYYYVKEAGALNKGIRTFFDAYPPISVKVVAGKDPAWQRVREMLSAIKR